In Kaistia algarum, the DNA window ATCGTCGTGCTCGCCAATCCGAACAACCCGGATGGACGAACCCATGAGGCCGCGGAACTCGTCGCCGCGGCGACCGACGGCGCCGTCGGCCGGCTGCTCATCGTCGATGAGGCATTCTGCGACCTTACGCCCGAGATCAGCCTCATCCCTCAGCTGCCCAACGGCACCTTGGTGCTGCGGTCATTCGGGAAATTCTACGGACTTGCCGGCCTCCGGCTTGGCTTCGTCGTCGGATCGGGCGCAACAGTCGAACGGCTGCGGCGCGTCCTCGGCGACTGGCCGGTCTCCGGCCCCGCCATCGCGGCTGGGACGGCAGCGCTCGCCGACGAGCCATGGCAGGCAGCGACTCGCGAGCGGCTGGCGCTAGATCGTCTACGGCTCGACGCGGCGCTTTTCGCGCACGACCTCGACCGGATCGAAGGCACGGATCTCTTCCGCACGGTCCATACGCCGCTGGCCGCCGATCTTCACGTCGAGCTGGCACGGCGGGGGGTGTGGACCCGAATCTTCGACGCCGAAACCGATCGGATCCGCATTGGCCTGCCGGCCCGCGACGCGTTCGGAAGATGGGAAAGCGCTCTAGCAGAAGCGGTGGCGCGGATCAGCTAGAAGGCGCGGAACGTCATGATCGTCAGCGTGTCGCGAATGCCGCTGAATCGCTGCACCGATTCGGTGACAAAATGTCCTGGATCCACATGGTCTTCCAGATAAAACTTCACGAGAAGGTCGAAGTCACCGGCCGTTGAATAGATCTCGGAAGCGATCTCGGCATCGGCGATCGCCGAGGCAACCTCATAGGCTCGGCCCAGCTCGCATTTGATCTGCACGAACAGCGCCTTCATCGCGATCTTCCCTCATCGTCCAGCCGGCCTCGCGGAATCAATTCGCAGCGCGAAACCTTTCCAAGCCGGCATACGTAGCTAATTGACCCTTATATGGACAAGTGCGGGAGATCGCCATGCTGCGTACCGTCTTCCTCGTCTTTGCGCTGATTTGCGCTGCGGCCGGTCCGCTCTTGGCGCAGACGTCCGCGGCCCCCGCCTCCGCGGAGTGGCAATCCGTCGTCAAAGGGCAGATTGAAGCGTTCAGGCGGGACGACGGCCCAGCGGCCTATGGCTTCGCTGCACCTGGCATCCAGGCCATGTTTCCGAGCCCGGAAATCTTTCTCGGCATGGTGCGGAAGGCCTATCCGCCGGTCTACCGGCCCTCGTCGATCGCTTTCGGCGAGATGACGCAGACAGATCACGGACCCACCGCCAGGGTATTTCTGACGGCAGAGGACGGAAGCAACTGGATCGCGCTCTATCGCTTCGAGCGACAGGCCGACGGGAGCTGGAAGATATCAGGCTGCCAGATCCTGAAGGATACCGCGCCGACGATCTGACAGGCGCAGTCAAAGCGCGGAAATATCGCCCCGCGCCCAGCCTTCCTTGGTCGCCAGACGGAAGGTTTCGAAGCGGCGCTCATCGATTGCGGCGCGAATGCCGGCCATCAGCGCCTGATAATAGGCGAGGTTGTTCCACGTCAGCAGCATGGCCGCCAGCGTCTCGTTGGCCTTGAAGAGATGGTGCAGATAGGCGCGCGAATAGTCGCGGCTCGCCGGACAGTCCGAGGCTTCGTCCAGCGGCCGGTGGTCCTCGGCGTGGCGGGCGTTCTTCAGGTTCACCTTGCCGAAGCGCGTGAAGGCGAGCCCGTGGCGGCCGGCCCTCGTCGGCATCACGCAGTCGAACATGTCGACGCCGCGAGCGACGGATTCGAGGATGTCGTCCGGCGTGCCGACGCCCATCAGGTAGCGCGGCTTGTTGGCCGGCAGGCGCGGCGTGGTGATGGAGAGGATTTCGAGCATGACATGCTGTGGCTCGCCGACGGCGAGACCGCCAATCGAATAGCCCTTGAAGTCCATTGCCGCGAGTGCGTCGGCTGATTCCAGACGCAGGCGCGGATTGTCGCCGCCCTGCACGATGCCGAAGATCGCCTTGCCGGGCTGGTCGCCGAAGGCAGCCTTGGAACGCTCCGCCCAGCGCAGCGACAATTGCATGGCGCGCTCAATCTCGGCCTCGGACGCCGGCAGCGCCACGCATTCGTCGAGCTGCATCTGGATGTCGCTGTCGAGCAGGCCCTGGATCTCGACCGAGCGCTCCGGCGTCAACTCATAGCGACGACCATCGATGTGACTCTGGAAGGTGACGCCGTGCTCGTTCATCTTCCGGAGCTGCGACAGCGACATGACCTGAAACCCGCCGGAATCGGTCAGGATCGGATGCGGCCAATTGGCAAAGACATGCAATCCGCCCAACTTGGCCACCCGCTCGGCGCCGGGACGCAGCATCAAATGGTAGGTGTTGCCGAGAATGATGTCCGAGCCAAGCTCGCGGACCTGGCCCGGATACATCGCCTTGACCGTGCCGGCGGTGCCGACGGGCATGAAGGCCGGCGTGCGGATCTTGCCACGCGGCATCGACACTTCGCCCCGCCGGGCCATGCCGTCGGTGCCGAGAAGCGTGAAGGTGAAGCGGTCGGTCATTCGTCGGCCTTCGGATGGAGCAGCGACGCATCGCCGTAGGAATAGAAGCGATAGCCGTTCGCGATCGCATGCGCATAGGCGGCGCGCATCGTCTCGAGGCCGGAGAAAGCGGAGACCAGCATGAACAAAGTCGAGCGAGGCAGGTGGAAATTGGTCATGAGGAGATCAACCGCGCGGAAGCGATAGCCGGGCGTGATGAAGATGCTCGTCGGGCCGTGGAACGGGCGAATGATCCGGTCCTCGCCGGTCGCGCTCTCGAGCAGTCGGAGCGAGGTCGTGCCGACGGCGACGACGCGCCCTCCCCGCGCCCGCACGGCGTTCAGCGCATCGGCCACCGCGGCCGACACCTCGCCGCGCTCGGCGTGCATCTTATGCTCGGCCGTATCGTCCGCCTTGACCGGCAGGAACGTGCCGGCGCCGACATGCAGCGTCACGAAATGACGGGCGACGCCCATCGCATCAAGGCGGTCAAAGAGTTCCGGCGTGAAGTGCAAGCCCGCTGTCGGCGCGGCGACGGCCCCGTCCTCGCGGGCGTAGATGGTCTGGTAGTCGCGCTTGTCCTCGCCGTCCTCGGGACGCTTGGAGGCGATATAGGGCGGCAGCGGAATATGGCCGACGCTGGCGATCGCCTCGTCGAGCGCCGGTCCCGACAGGTCGAAATCGAGCACGACCTCCCCGGCTTCGCCCTTCTCAGTAACGGTCGCGGCAAGACCGGCCAGCAGGCAGGCGCGGTCCGCGCACTCGCCAAAGAGGATCCGCTCGCCTTCCGCAATCTTCTTGGCCGGCCGCACAAAGGCCCGCCAGCGGCTTCCGCTCTCGCGCATATGCAGCGTCACACCGATCCGTGCGGCGACACCGTCGCGGACGCGCTCGCCGAAAAGCTGGGCCGGAATGACGCGGGTATCGTTGAAGACAAGGGCATCGCCCGGCCGCAGAAGGTCGGGCAGGTCGCGCACGATCCTGTCCTCAGGTGCCTCTCCCGGCCGGACGACCATGAGCCGAGCCGCATCGCGCGGCCGCGCCGGGCGAAGGGCGATGTTCTCTTCGGGAAGCTCAAAATCGAAAAGGTCGACGCGCACGAAGTTCCTTGAGAATGATGACGCCTGCGAAGCGTCCGTTCCTAGCGGCCCTTGTCGCAGGGCTCAACAGGATCTTGAAGGAGGCGGACGCTGTCGGGCCGCCTGCCGGGTCTAAGCATTTCCCAGGTGCTGCCTCAGACGATTCCCATTCCACCGTCGATGATGAGTTCGCTGCCCACGATGAAGCGCGCCTCGTCGGAAGCAAGGAACACAACGGCGTTGGCGACTTCCACCGCCTGACCGAAACGCCCGGACGGAACCAGGGCAACCACCGCCTTCGCCCTCGCCTCGCTGGCTTCCTTATCGAGGCCGAGCTTGCCGTTGAGTGGTGTATCGATCGGCCCCGGACTGACGACATTCGCCCGGATGCCACGCCCGATCAGTTCGCCGGAGAGCGTGCGCGCCAGCGACACCATGCCCGCCTTCGCGGCCGAATAGATGGAAGTCGTCGGCATGCCGAGATGCGCGTTGATCGAGCCGGATAGCACCAGCGACGCCGGATTGTTGAGGAACGGCAGCAGCGCCTGAATCAGGAAATACGGCCCCTTGAGATCGACGGCGATCGAACGGTCGAAGCCGGCCTCGTCCCAATTCTCGATCGGCCGCAGATCGGCCACGCCGGCGTTCAGGAAGGCGATGTCGAGCCGGCCAAACGCCGCGCTGACCTTCGCCGCGATTTCGCGCTGCGCCCCGACATCACCAGCATCGGCCTGAATGATCGTGACACCCGGCCCCAATGTCGCGCGCGCCGCGTCGATGCCTTTCTGACTGACGCCTGTCACGGCCACGCGCGCGCCCTCCTCGACGAAGCGCTGCGCCGTAACGAGGCCGATGCCGCTCGTGCCGCCGGTGATGAGGGCGGTCTTGTCCTGAAGTCGTCCCATACACAATGCTCCTGCTATGCTCGACGCTGCTTCGGGGCGGTTTCGCCCGACCGACGGCTCATGCGCATAGGCTGTGGCCAGAACGGCGGTCGTTGCAATCGGAACGTTTATTCGAGGTTCGGGCATCTCGATTGAGGCGGCAGATCATCGTGATCTGCCGGTATCCTTTAAGCAAGATGGCCGGGACGAGCCCGGCCATCTCGGAATCACGAACGGCAAGCGCCGCTCTTGCCGACCTTACGCTACGTCGGCGGCGACCTTTGCCGAGATGATCTTGTCGGGATCCTTCACCGGCTCGCCGCGCTTGATCTTGTCAATGTTCTCCATTCCCTCGATGACCTGACCCCAGACGGTGTACTGGCCGTTGAGGAAGCTGGCATCGCCGAAGCAGATGAAGAACTGGCTGTCGCCGGAGTTCGGGTCCTGGGCGCGGGCCATCGAAGCCGTGCCGCGGCGATGCGGCTCGCGGTTGAACTCGGCCTTCAGCTTCTTGCCGGAGCCGCCCATGCCCGTACCGGTCGGATCGCCGGTCTGCGCCATGAAGCCGTCGATGACGCGGTGGAAGACGACGCCGTCGTAAAAGCCCTCGCGAGCCAGTTCCTTGATCCGCGCGACGTGACCCGGCGCGAGATCGGGCCGAAGCTCGATCACCGCCGTGCCCTTGGTCGTCTCTAGGATGAGCGTGTTCTCCGGGTCCTTGATATCGGCCACGGTATTCTCCTTTTCGATTGTATCGTTTGTGCCGGCAGATGCCGGCAGCGGCTGGTTGGGGTCGGCCTATTTGGCGTCGGCGGCGAGCTGCATCTTGATGATCTTGTCGGGGTCCGACGGCGGCTCGCCGCGCTTGATCTTGTCGACATATTCCATGCCGCTCACGACCTCGCCCCAGACCGTGTACTGGCCGTCCAGGAAGCCGCCATCGGCGAACATGATGAAGAACTGCGAATTGGCGGAATCGGGGTCGGAAGCGCGCGCCATGCCGAGCGTGCCGCGATCAAAATGCGCCTTGGAAAACTCCGCGGCGATATCCGGCTCGTTGGAGCCGCCAGCGCCAGTACCGGTTGGGTCGCCCGTCTGCGCCATGAAGCCATCGATGACGCGGTGGAAAACGAGGCCGTTATAGAAGCCCTCGCGCGTCAGCTTCTTGATCTGCGCCACGTGCTTGGGTGCGAGATCGGGACGCAGCTTGATGACGACGCGGCCGTCCTTCAGGTCGAGATAGATCGTATTCTCGGGATCGAGCTTCTCGTTCGCCGCTTGAACCGGCGCGGCGACGAAGAGGAAGGCGGCGAGCGCCGCCATCAGACCAAGGATTCGAGTCAAGGAAATCTCCGGATGGATGGCTGGCCGCCCAGTCGCGGCGGCATCAGGAAGCGAATTTTTGTGTCAGCTTTCGGGCGACCGTCGGCGGAACGAAAAGCGAGACGTCGCCGCCTAGCTTCGCGATCTGCCGAACCAGCGTCGCCGTGATCGGCCGCGTCTCGGGCGAGGCCGGCAGAAAGACGGTGCGGATCGAGGGCTCAAGCCGGCCATTCATGCCGGCGAGCTGCATCTCATAGTCGAAATCCGTCCCATCGCGCAGGCCTCGCACGATCGTTCCCGCGCCATGCTTGCGCGCCGCATCGACCGTCAGCCCCTCGAAGGCGACGATCTCTATCCGCTCCGCATCGCCGGCCACCTCTCCTACAACCTCACGGATCATCGCCACACGTTCCTCAAAGGTGAACAGCGGCGTCTTGCCAGGATGGACGCCGATCGCCACGATGACATGGTCGGCAAGCGCCAAGGCAAAACGGATCATTTCGATGTGGCCGTTGGTGAGCGGGTCGAAGGATCCGGGGAAGAAGGCCGTGCGAGTCATGCGGGATGGATGCGCCGTATCGCGAAAGTGTTACCGGAGTTGATGCGGGGCGAAGGTGGAACCATCTGGCAAGAGAGGCATTGATTAACCACCTGTACAATGAACGAACGACGCGTTGTGAAGTCGTTCATAGTCGCTAACGCAGTTTGTGTCCAAGTTCAATCCGAACAAGACACGGAGTTCGGCCATGACCACGTGGTTCCACACAGCCATCCTCGCGACATCGATCGCAGCAACGGTTGCCGTCGGATTGGCGAGCGCCGCAGCCTATAATGACGGCCGTTATCCGATCGCCAAGAAGAGCGACCGGTTGATCGCGGTAGCCGATCGCAGCGGCTCGCCGGAAGTCACGATCGAGAAGCGTTCCGACGGCAAGTCCATTCTCATTCGCGTACCAGCTCCAGTCATCGAATAGGCCGAGGCCCCCACCCCAAAGCCTTAGTGCACGAACGATCAGTACCTAGACCTTCGACTTCAGTCCTGAAATTCCCTGACCACAAGACAAGACCTCCCACCCCAAAACCTTTGAAGCGCCGGCCATTCGCCGGCGCTTTTTCTTTGGCTTTGGAGCCGCACACGCCTCACGCGCGGATCAGGCCTCGCCTTCCGTTTCCGCCTCGGTCTCGGCCTCGCTAAGGCGGTCGACAGAGACGACCTTCTCGTCGTCATTGGTGTTGAAGACGATGACGCCCTGCGAGCCGCGGCCGACGATGCGTATCGGCTTGTCGCCCCCGACGGGCATGCGGATCGTCTGGCCGCTATCGGTTACCAGCATGATCTGGTCGCTGTCTTCGACCGGGAACGAAGCCACGAGCCGCCCATTGCGCTCGTTGACGGCCATGGCGACGATGCCCTTGCCACCACGATTGGTGATCCGATACTCGAAGGACGAGGTCCGCTTGCCATAGCCGTTCTCGGAGATGGTCAACACGAACTGCTCGGCAGCGCTCATCTCGGCATAGCGGGCCGACGCAAGTTCCCCGCTCGTCGCTTCCTCGACGTCGGCTTCGGGCGCCGTCTCCTCGCCATCGGCCTCGCCACGCACGGCGCGGCTCATCTTCAGATAGGCGGAGCGCTCATCGCCCAGCGCATCGAAGTGATGCAGGATGGCCATCGAGATGATCTGGTCGCCCTCGGAGAGCTGTATGCCCCGCACGCCCGTTGAATCCCGGCCCTTGAACACGCGGACATCCGTCACGGCGAAGCGTATGCACTGTCCTGCCGCGGTGGTGAGCAGCACGTCGTCATGTTCCGAGCAGAGCTGGACGTCGACGATCGCGTCGCCCTCCTCGTCGAACTTCATCGCAATCTTGCCGTTGCGGTTGACCTGGACGAAATCCGACAGCTTGTTGCGACGAACCGTGCCGCGCGTCGTCGCGAACATGACGTCGAGCGTATCCCAGCTGTCCTCGTCTTCCGGCAAGGGCAGGATCGAGGTGATCCGCTCGCCTTCCTGGAGCGGCAGCAGATTGTTCAGGAACTTGCCGCGGGCCTGCGGTGCGGCCAGAGGCAGCCGCCAGACCTTCATCTTGTAGGCGATGCCGCGCGAGGAGAAGAAGACGACCGGCGTGTGGGTATTCGTGACGAAGAGGCGTGTGACGAAATCCTCGTCCTTCGTCGCCATGCCCGCCCTGCCCTTGCCGCCGCGGTGCTGCGCCCGGTAAGTCGCGAGGGGGACGCGCTTGATGTAGCCCTCATGACTGACGGTGACGACCATGTCCTCGCGCTGGATCAGGTCCTCATCCTCGAAATCGGCTCCGCCGTCGAGAATCTCCGTCTTGCGGGGCGTGGCGAATTCGTCGCGCACCGCGACGAGCTCATCATGGATGATTCCGACGATACGGGCGCGCGAGCGCAGGATCTCCAGATAGTCGGCGATCTCGAGACCCAGCTTGCTCAGTTCGTCAGCGATTTCCTCTCGCCCGAGGGCGGTCAGGCGCTGCAGCCGCAGATCGAGAATGGCGCGCGCCTGCGTGTCGGAGAGCTGATAAGTGCCGTCCGCCGCCAGTTTGTGGCGCGGATCGTCGATCAGGGCGACGAGCGGCGCGATGTCGACCGCCGGCCAATGGCGTTCCATCAACTGCTCGCGGGCGGTTCCCGGATCCGGCGCATGACGGATCAGGTAGATGACCTCGTCAATATTGGCGACGGCAATGCCGAGGCCGACCAGGACGTGGGCGCGATCGCGAGCCTTGTTGAGCAGGAAGCGCGTGCGCCGCGCTACCACTTCCTCACGGAAATTGACGAAGGCCTGGATCAGATCCTTCAGGTTCATGAGCTGCGGGCGGCCGCCCGTCAGCGCCACCATGTTGACGCCGAATGACGTCTGCAGCGGCGAGAACCGGTAGACCTGATTGAGCACCACGTCGGCAACGGCGTCGCGCTTCAGTTCGATCACGACGCGCATGCCCTGGCGGTCGCTCTCGTCGCGGATGTCGGAGATGCCTTCGATGCGCTTGTCGCGCACGAGCTCGGCGATCTTCTCGATCATCGTCGCCTTGTTCACCTGATACGGAATCTCGGTGATGACGAGTGCTTCACGTTCCTTGCGGATCGTCTCGACGGCCACGCGGCCGCGCATCAGGACCGAGCCGCGACCTTCCGAATAGGCCGAGCGAATGCCGCTCCGACCGAGAATCAGGCCGCCGGTCGGGAAATCCGGCCCCGGCACAATTTCCATCAGATCTTCGATCGAAATCGCGGGATCGTTCAGATAGGCAATGCAGGCGTCGATCACCTCGCCGAGATTGTGCGAGGGAATATTGGTCGCCATGCCGACAGCGATGCCGCCCGCACCGTTGACCAGAAGGTTGGGGAACCGGGCCGGCAGGACGACGGGCTCGCGCTCGGAACCGTCGTAATTGTCCTGGAAGTCGACCGTGTCCTTGTCGATATCGTCCAGCAGCGAACGCGAGGACTTGGCAAGGCGCACCTCGGTGTACCGCATCGCGGCAGGGCTATCGCCGTCGACCGACCCGAAATTGCCCTGGCCATCGACCAGCATGACGCGCATGGAGAATTCCTGCGCCATGCGGACGAGGGCAAAATAGACCGACTGGTCACCATGCGGATGGTACTTACCGATCACGTCGCCGACGATGCGGGCGGACTTGCGATAAGGTTTGTTCCAGTCGTAGCCCTGCTCGTTCATCGAATGCAGGATACGGCGATGCACAGGCTTCAAGCCGTCGCGCGCATCGGGTAGTGCGCGGCTCACGATCACGCTCATCGCATAATCGAGATAGCTGCGCTTCATCTCGTCGGTGATCGAGATGCCTTCAAACTCGGATGGCCGGCCGTCACCCTTGTCATCGGGGCGAGGCGGCTCGTTGGTATCGGACAAGGGATGTTCCGGAATCAGTTTCTCTTCACGCCATCATAGGCACCGCATTGCGGCGGTTCAAGGAAACCAGACGACGCAGGGCCGATAAGCCCGCGAACCTTTCCCGCGCCATGCCGCCGCAGCGGTGAAAACTTCGATCCCCCGTGCTTGCCTGCCACTAGCTGACATGCAAAATGGCGCCCCAACGTCGATCTCGTTCGCGTCCGAGGTTCCCGCGCGTTCTGGACGGGCAGCAGATTCGATATCATTCCGGCGCGGCGTCGATGCTCTTTTCATCTCCCGAATTCATATTTCTGTTTCTGCCGGTCGTTGTCGCCGTTACCTATCTGATCGGAGTCTATTCCGATTTCGGCGCCAAGCTCTTCCTCATCGTCGCTTCGGCCTACTTCTATACGGTCTCGGGTCTCACGGACGTCATCGTCCTGGCGCTGTCGCTGCTCGCCAATTTTGCCTTGGCGCGCGCGATCGAGCGCGGCCGTTATGCCCGACTGTTTCTGGCCGCAGGCATCCTCTTCGATGTCGCCGTGCTGGGTTATTTCAAATATTTCAATTTCATAACCGACACGATCAACACGACCTTCGGGCGCGAGATCGCGCATGGCGAGTTCCGCCACCTGCCGCTCGCCATCAGCTTCTTCACCTTTCAGCAGATCGCGTTCCTAATCGACGTCAAACGCCGCAACATCGAACGTCCGAACCTCCTCAACTACATATTCTTCCTGTTCTTCTTCCCCCATCTGATCGCCGGACCGATCACGAGCTACCTGCCGATCAGCCGGCAGATCGAACTGAAGCGCGTTTTCACGCCGCGCGTGCGCAACATCTGCTTCGGCTGCGCCCTGTTCGCGATCGGCCTGGCGAAGAAGGTGCTCATCGCCGATCCGCTCGGCAACTATGTCCGACCATTCTTCGCGATGCAGTCGGAACTCGGCATCGGCACATCCTGGCTCGCCGCCTTCGCCTATTCGTTCCAGATCTACTTCGACTTTTCCGGCTACAGCGACATGGCGATCGGCCTTGGTATGCTTTTCAACATCCGCCTGCCACTGAACTTCGCCTCGCCCTACAAGTCGCATTCGATCCAGGAGTTCTGGCGGCGCTGGCATATCACGCTGTCCAACTGGCTGCGCGACTACGTGTACATCTCTCTCGGCGGGAACCGGCGCGGTGGCGCACGGACCTATCTGAATCTCGTGGCCACCATGTTGATCGGCGGCATCTGGCACGGCGCCGGATGGGGGTTCGTCCTGTGGGGGCTGATGCACGGCCTCGCGCTGGCGGCCAATCGCTGGTATTCGCGCTCCAGCCTGCCACGCCTGCCGGCATCCTTCGCCTGGCCCCTCACCTTCCTGTTCGTGACCGTCACCTGGGTGCTCTTTCGCTCGGCGAACCTCAGCGACGCCGGCGTGCACCTTTCGGCGATGGTCGATTTGCCGAGCCTCGCCACCGACAGCTTCCGGCCGTTTCTGGATCGGGCAGCCTTCAACCGCATGATGGCACTAGTCGTCTTTGCCGGCGTCCTCGCCTTCCTCGCCCCGACGGCAACGATGATCGCCGGCGCAACGATCTCGCCGGACCGCAAGATCGCGCTGCGCGCCGCGATCCTCGCCGGTATCCTCTTCGGCATGGCGCTCGTAACCTTCACCGGCGGAACGTCGACGAATGACTTCATCTATTTCCGCTTCTGACAAAAGCCGGTTCAGCCGCGCGGCGCTGAAGGCAGGCGCGCGCCGCAATCTTTCCGTGATGGCGTTGTTCGCGGTGCTGACACTCGCCGCTTATATCGGCCTCGTGTTCTTCCAGCTTGGCAGCTGGTCGAAGGCAGAGTGGTGGCTGCGCGACATCATCAATCTGCGGCGGATCTTCTACACGGAGGAACTGGCGAATTTCCCTCCCGATCAGCAGAAGACCCTGATCATTGGTGGGTCCGCGTCGCTCTTCGGCGTCAACAGCCGGCAAATCCAGACGGAGATCGGCGAGCCCGTGCTCAATCTCGGCCTCCATGCCGGTCTCGACATTGATCTGCTCATGTCCGCCGCCAACGAATATGTCGACACCAATGACCGCGTCGTCGTTCCGCTTGAGTTCGAACTCTACAACCGCGAAAGCCCTACCGACCTGACGCCGGCGAATTTCCTCGCCTTTTTCTACGCCTACATGAAGCCCGTCCCGCTCTCGCACTATCCCGAGATCCTCATCGCCGTGTCGCCGGTGCAGATCCTGGAAGCCGCATGGGAGAAGATCGAGGCCGGGCTTCGAGGCAAGCGACGCCATCCGCTGCTGGATGATCCGGCACTTCTCGCCGACTGGCAGAAAGTCCGGGCCGAGCCCGGGCTGAAGGGCTATGGGCCCTACGACTATTCGACGATGACGGATCACGGCGACAAGGAACTGATCCTCAATACGCCGCCTCGATTGTTGAAGACACTGGCGCCACTCAATACACCGATCGTCGCCAACCTATCGCCCTATGGTATCCGCCAGCTCACGACCTGGCGCGACATCATCGCCGGCGAAGGTGCCAGCATGTTCCTGACCTGGCCCGTCATTCTGGAGGACGATTCCGGTTCGATCTTTAACGAGAGCTACTGGAACCGTCTGATCAAGCTTGCAAAAGCGTCGTCCGAGCAGGGGCTTCCCATCTATTGCGATCCGGTCGCAGCGGTGGTGCCCAGGCAGTACCGCTACGACACCGTCTACCATCTGAATGCCAAGGGTTCGGCGATCTATTCGGACGGCCTCGCCGCCTGCATCCGGGACATCGAGAAGCATCCATTCGATTTCGCGTCGGCGGATCCGAAAGACCTCGCCCGGCGGGCGCGGGAGAAGGTCGAGGGGCTGCGGATACCGGCGGAACCGCTGGTCTTCCCTTATGAGCGAAATCTCGTCCGCCTCCATCGCCTGCAAGCCGCCATCGACCAGATTCATGCGGAGGGCGGGGCCTATCCTTCTACCCTGCCGCCGGGCCCCAACGCTGCCTCGCTCTGGTATAAGAGCGACGGCAAGGACTACAAGCTGCTCGCCGAGGATGCGGACGAGTGCTACGTCGTCGAGATGGTGGCTCCCGACCGCGTCGACCCGGTTCGCCGCAAGGACGAGAGTTGCGGCGCCTATGGCTATTGGAGCGCGGGCGCGGCGGACTGGTAGGCTAATCGACAGCGTGCCAAGCTCGCCTTGCTAAGCAGGCGGTCTCGGAGGTCGCGGTGGCGGACTATTGGCTGAATGCGCTGGTGACGCTGTTCGTGACACTGGATCCGATCGGCCTCGCGCCAATC includes these proteins:
- the gyrA gene encoding DNA gyrase subunit A, which translates into the protein MKRSYLDYAMSVIVSRALPDARDGLKPVHRRILHSMNEQGYDWNKPYRKSARIVGDVIGKYHPHGDQSVYFALVRMAQEFSMRVMLVDGQGNFGSVDGDSPAAMRYTEVRLAKSSRSLLDDIDKDTVDFQDNYDGSEREPVVLPARFPNLLVNGAGGIAVGMATNIPSHNLGEVIDACIAYLNDPAISIEDLMEIVPGPDFPTGGLILGRSGIRSAYSEGRGSVLMRGRVAVETIRKEREALVITEIPYQVNKATMIEKIAELVRDKRIEGISDIRDESDRQGMRVVIELKRDAVADVVLNQVYRFSPLQTSFGVNMVALTGGRPQLMNLKDLIQAFVNFREEVVARRTRFLLNKARDRAHVLVGLGIAVANIDEVIYLIRHAPDPGTAREQLMERHWPAVDIAPLVALIDDPRHKLAADGTYQLSDTQARAILDLRLQRLTALGREEIADELSKLGLEIADYLEILRSRARIVGIIHDELVAVRDEFATPRKTEILDGGADFEDEDLIQREDMVVTVSHEGYIKRVPLATYRAQHRGGKGRAGMATKDEDFVTRLFVTNTHTPVVFFSSRGIAYKMKVWRLPLAAPQARGKFLNNLLPLQEGERITSILPLPEDEDSWDTLDVMFATTRGTVRRNKLSDFVQVNRNGKIAMKFDEEGDAIVDVQLCSEHDDVLLTTAAGQCIRFAVTDVRVFKGRDSTGVRGIQLSEGDQIISMAILHHFDALGDERSAYLKMSRAVRGEADGEETAPEADVEEATSGELASARYAEMSAAEQFVLTISENGYGKRTSSFEYRITNRGGKGIVAMAVNERNGRLVASFPVEDSDQIMLVTDSGQTIRMPVGGDKPIRIVGRGSQGVIVFNTNDDEKVVSVDRLSEAETEAETEGEA
- a CDS encoding MBOAT family O-acyltransferase, which gives rise to MLFSSPEFIFLFLPVVVAVTYLIGVYSDFGAKLFLIVASAYFYTVSGLTDVIVLALSLLANFALARAIERGRYARLFLAAGILFDVAVLGYFKYFNFITDTINTTFGREIAHGEFRHLPLAISFFTFQQIAFLIDVKRRNIERPNLLNYIFFLFFFPHLIAGPITSYLPISRQIELKRVFTPRVRNICFGCALFAIGLAKKVLIADPLGNYVRPFFAMQSELGIGTSWLAAFAYSFQIYFDFSGYSDMAIGLGMLFNIRLPLNFASPYKSHSIQEFWRRWHITLSNWLRDYVYISLGGNRRGGARTYLNLVATMLIGGIWHGAGWGFVLWGLMHGLALAANRWYSRSSLPRLPASFAWPLTFLFVTVTWVLFRSANLSDAGVHLSAMVDLPSLATDSFRPFLDRAAFNRMMALVVFAGVLAFLAPTATMIAGATISPDRKIALRAAILAGILFGMALVTFTGGTSTNDFIYFRF